GTCATTGCTGCATTATCCTGCAGCTAGCTGCAGTTTTACAATTGAGACATTATGAGATATGCATTGTTAGCATTTAGGAtcccagattttttttttctaatatgtaCGGCAGATTGACAATAGACTTGCAATAGAACCAAGAAATTACAACCAAATATAGTGATTTATTTGACAGTTCATTTCTATTCAGTTTTAACTCCCTCTTGGCCATGCAGATATAATAGCAGGAGTCGTCGCCGGCGTACTACTGCTGTTCCTGCTTCTTGCAACCTGTTTCCTGTGCCATAAAAAATACCGCGGCCTACCGACTCCTGAAAAAGGATTGACGACCCCTCCAAAGACAGATCCATCCCAGCGAAAACAGCGAGCTCAACATCTGAAAAgatacagctattcagaagtTGAAAGGATCATCAAAATTTTTGCTCACAAGTTGGGCCAAGGACACTATGGTGATGTTTACAAAGGCAACCTCCGGGATGGCCGTCAGGTAGTGGTCAAGTTACTGAAGAATTGCAGAGGTGATGACAGGGAGTTTCTGAACGAGGTTGCGAGCATCGGCACGATTTCGCATGTCAATGTTGTTCGTCTGCTGGGGTTCTGCTTGCAAGGACCAGCAAGAGCTCTAGTCTACGAGTATATGCCAAATGGCTCGCTTGAAAGCTATGCTTTCGCCCATGGTGGCTCTACAGAAGAGAATTATTCTCTATGGATATACTGGGAAAAATTATATGAGATTGCAATTGGCGTCGCAAGAGGACTCGAGCATCTCCACGGAAGCGGCAATGCGAATATCATGCATCTCAAAATCAAGCCCCGGAACATTCTATTGGATCAGGAGCTATGTCCAAACTCCAAAGATATCTGATTTCGGAGTAGCAAACCTGTGCTTGAGGAAAGAAAGCAAGACATCCACTCAGAACGTGAGGGAAAGAGATGGCTATGATGCACCTGAAGTATTATTGTCCAGGAGATTCGGAGCAGTCAGCAGTAAGTCTGACGTCTACAGCTACGGCGTGATGGTCCTTGAGATAATCAGAGCAAAAAGACGTATTAATGTTGGTGCTGATACTACCACTAAGTATTTTGCTCAGTGGCTGTATGATCACTTGGATCAGTTCTGCAATAGTATCTCTGACATCAGTGATGAGACAAGAGAGCTTGTAAGGAGGATCATCGTAGTTGGTCTGTGGTGCATACAAACAGACCCTGAAAATAGGCCTTCAATGAGCAGAGTTGTCGAGATGTTGGATAGTAGCAGCACAAACTTGGATTTGCCAAGAAAATCTATTGAATATGAGCTTTTTTAAcgtccttaaaaaatatcttgggGTATCATATtctttagtgtaaaatttagtactttaAAGTACAAAATTTAGTAGCTTAAAGTACGATATACCTTAAAGTATcagaattttacactaaaatttttgataccttaaGTTACGtttcaaaaatgataaaaaaatccatatataattatttttatttatttgtaacttatagaaattaaatttaaacttaaacgTTTATGAAATGGTATACACATATTAATCTgtctttctaattttttataactatttggaCAATATGTACGTAACGAGAGGATATTCTTGAGAGTTTAAAGTTCATTCCCATTCATATAGTGTTATCCTCTGCGGACGGAAAGTGCTCACAATATATTAAACCTCTGGCGGAGTTAACTGGGAACCGGTTGGTGCATATTTAGATAGGTGAATAAGTGAACTCCACGTTATTTCTGGAGTCTctcaagagaaaaacaaaaacatccaTTAAGCGTgaagataaataaaaacaacactTTGAGATTGCTGTCACTACTTCTAGAACAGCATACCACCTAAAAGACACTTCCTCACAGAAAACGCACATAATCACTAACAGTAACAGCTATAGTTACCAGCTAGGCTTTCCTCTTACAACTCTTCTGCCACATGACCACATCATCACATATTAGTTATTACAATCTCATACTCAAATGGTGGTAACTCCAAAACGAAGATAGTGTGGGCTCGAGATGAAACCCCAAGAAGAAGCATGAGATCCACACCAACCTACAGTACGATTATATTACCTGCAGCTAGCACCGGGGCGTCGGCACACTGCAGGCGGCTGCCACCTTCTTGCTGTTCGGGGAGTCGATGTACTTCCTCAGGTCGGGGTTCTTCGCGTACCTGCACAGGCAGCGCCTCTGCATCCGGAGCTGCACGCAgcacgcggcggacggcgcctCGCTCCAGAGGATCGCCGCCGCGCATGGACTCAGCGCCAGCGGGTCGCACTTCGCCGGCGCTGCCCTGGACGCCATGCACACCGCGCCGGGAGAGGTGGCCACTGCCACGAGGACAAGCACGGCCAGTGCCACGTAGGGCTTCATGGCTCACCAGTAACAGGGAACGCCGGTAACTACTGAGAGATGACCGGCAAGACTGGAATGATTTCTTTTGGGAGAGCAACGAGAATGGTGGTATTTGTAGATGGAGTTGCGCGGCATTTGAACCGGAGGTTGGCGGCACCGGGAAAGTGGAAACGATGCAGATTTTAGTTGCAGTTACAATAGCGTAAGCGGTAGAGCACGGTCGTTCGGATCGAAGTGCTTTGATGTTTCTGAACAACTTGTTCTTGTTGTCAATATGGAAGGCGGCACTGCTTCGGAGTTTGGGTAGCGTGGAGTAGACTGTATGTACAGCACATGTCAAGATTGTTATGCACTCAACTGAGTTTATTACTGCTAATTTCTCGAGAAGTACAACGACAGGCTTGATCTACGTGTGCCACTCGAAGTGTTGGTAGCAGTGACCAGAACCACCTAAGTTTCCGTCTCACTGAACAATGGTCAATGGCGCCCGGCGATGCAAAAGGCCAAAGGATTAGCACTTTAGCAGTTCGGCGCGGGCACCTTGCACGCGTTGAAAACCCTCTTGGTGCGGCTGGAGCTGACGATGCGCCTCACTTTCGGGTCGTCCTTGTACAGGCACAGGCAGCTGGAGCCCTGCGCCTTGAGCTTGCTGCAGCACGCGGACGACGGCGCCCCCTGCGCCTCCCCGGCGAACGCGCTCACGCACGGGCTCAGCTGCATCAGGTCGCAcgacgccgccttcgccgccctGCCGCTGGCAGCGGCCGGGGCGGcctgcaggaggaggaggaggaggctcagtagtgcggcgacggcgatcgcCGCGAGGAAGGATGAAAAAGaaggcctcgtcgtcgtcgtcatcggcgACGGTCGGATGATGGGGTCTCTTGCCGGACACAGTAGGGATATGCTACGATGCTGGGATGGGTTGCAGTGGCCGCCATGGCTGGTGCGCGTGGCTTTTGTaggcgccggcgcccggcgaGGGCAATGTGGCAGCCTGGCAGGTGAGTCACGGTGCAATCGTGTGCAGGTGCTTATGTGCAGCCTAGGCCGGTCATGGTGAAAGCACCTCACGCATCCACCGATTACCAGGTGAAGCGCGGTGAAATAAGCGTTGCCCAGGTCTGCTTTTGTGCTGAATAGGCTAAATGTTttgtgataactatttaagatacaaataaatgaattagCCAGTATAaagttttccaaaaaaatattataaagttgaaaGATGGATTTATCACAGTATAAAGAAATTCAGGCCCATCTTTTGCCTACAACGCATATGACACcatcaaaacttaaatttttaaacctaattttAGAATAGTTTCGAGTGTCTTTCAACCGTAGCTTCTTTTTTAGTGTTAACGTTTAAGTCgctaagaataaaaaaataaaagtttcgattataaattattgtttttctaTAATGCATTGTTTCACGTATCTTCCATATTTAAGCATCCGATAGAGCCCATCATATATAGAACATGGTCATGAAAATCATACCATTTAGTAGCTCGAGAAGCGGCAAAAATTGACATATCACCGCTCACCAAAACAGGAGCATTCACCAGTTACCATGAGTTGTACGATATGGTTCTTATGGCAGCTCCAGTGTATTTACTAAGGAAGCGCATGGAGCAAAGAGAAACAAGAGAAACATGTATCATACACTGGTGCATAGATGCTAAGTTAGAAATTTTAAGCACTTGTTGCTTGTTTAGGCAACTGTTgcaagttaaaaataataattttagctAGAGTACTTGTTGGATTGTTGTCTTATTATTGCCTCATGTTGAAAAAAGTTAAAggagataatattttttagagatttgcttcaatccaacaaaaaatacatcgagGTACCGTtacctcacggtaccaaattgtttctgatcgttgaatctaaaaatacacatactactcagctagatccaatggtagaaaataatttgatacctcgaggtaccttttgttggaccggagcaaatctctattttttaacataataaGGTCTATCTTAGTATGGGTTATATAGGTCTATACATTAGAGCATATTTAGCTAAGTTAGAATCTTATGATATGTCAAGACTTACGCATTTGACATTACTAAGAAAATATACACTGAAGCCCTTATATGGTTTGTGTATGGTAGATATCCCATTCTAGCCAAGGTAGAAGTACCTCGGTATTCTGGAAAGCGTCTAGCATATTTTAATGCTTTTGACAGCTAAACTTGTTTCTTGGCCTAACAAGGACGTCCC
This is a stretch of genomic DNA from Oryza brachyantha chromosome 1, ObraRS2, whole genome shotgun sequence. It encodes these proteins:
- the LOC107304924 gene encoding non-specific lipid-transfer protein 2-like, whose protein sequence is MKPYVALAVLVLVAVATSPGAVCMASRAAPAKCDPLALSPCAAAILWSEAPSAACCVQLRMQRRCLCRYAKNPDLRKYIDSPNSKKVAAACSVPTPRC
- the LOC107304955 gene encoding non-specific lipid-transfer protein 2-like, with the protein product MTTTTRPSFSSFLAAIAVAALLSLLLLLLQAAPAAASGRAAKAASCDLMQLSPCVSAFAGEAQGAPSSACCSKLKAQGSSCLCLYKDDPKVRRIVSSSRTKRVFNACKVPAPNC